From the Brevinematales bacterium genome, one window contains:
- the xseB gene encoding exodeoxyribonuclease VII small subunit, producing the protein MAAKSEGRFEDLLKRLEQIVSLLEQGQDIDESLKLYEEGMKLSSRLEKRLGEIERKVYEVKNVSKLDKNEDDKMDLELF; encoded by the coding sequence ATGGCTGCGAAGAGTGAAGGCCGTTTTGAAGATTTACTGAAACGCCTCGAACAAATTGTGAGTCTTCTCGAGCAGGGTCAGGATATAGATGAATCTCTGAAGCTCTATGAAGAGGGGATGAAACTATCGTCCAGGCTGGAAAAACGGCTGGGTGAGATCGAACGAAAAGTATATGAAGTTAAAAATGTTTCAAAGCTCGATAAAAATGAAGATGATAAAATGGATCTGGAACTTTTTTAA
- a CDS encoding OmpA family protein has protein sequence MARIFWISLFALISFKGLYAETISIENNYVYIGVHDKTAGFFMKTKEGDPKTKNDNDKKILLDKTPPTSITVLNIDGFITTYGSADGSYYFRPTNQNGKVITDWMIRGLVIRQILEIVQGPTTSLPDTMLVTYSISNISGQKKNVGVEIILDIYLGDKDGVPCSINGKLIDKETQYTGENIPESWYSLDDGNKANVRVQGTLINPLIPMNPDKVIFTKWQRLFDNPWDIEADNSTFPKGKFDNAVAVFFNIKPILPNQKVFYSTMYGLFGANIFTSDDMAASIACSDSIAQYPFPVQLTVANLSGRELDSVKVKIALPEGLKLSAKSKTKAETEVKNVGIDKPVTLEYLIDAKDKIESAITGVIQFDINGKMEKITANTKAMKEISLNPLAEAPKETEKDITYYQGLMQGDWLTVSDFKYNSAKLTPEIKAELDQAAEVFAQFPKGLKVKITGFTDSKGGDKMNKKLGMKRATAVFDYLTKVKKLPKSMFVLESMGEDSPLADNDSDEGMRENRRIEFQLIIGD, from the coding sequence ATGGCAAGAATATTTTGGATTAGTTTATTTGCTTTGATTTCATTCAAAGGGCTCTACGCTGAAACCATAAGCATCGAGAATAATTATGTTTATATCGGTGTGCATGATAAAACCGCCGGTTTTTTTATGAAAACCAAAGAAGGCGACCCTAAAACAAAAAACGATAACGATAAAAAGATACTGCTTGATAAAACTCCTCCCACCTCGATAACCGTCCTGAATATCGATGGCTTTATCACCACCTACGGCAGCGCGGACGGTTCCTACTACTTTCGCCCGACCAACCAGAACGGTAAAGTAATTACCGACTGGATGATACGCGGTCTGGTAATCCGCCAGATTCTTGAGATTGTACAGGGCCCCACAACCTCGCTCCCGGATACCATGCTGGTCACGTATTCTATATCCAATATCTCCGGGCAGAAAAAGAATGTCGGGGTTGAAATCATCCTCGATATATATCTCGGCGATAAGGACGGGGTGCCGTGCAGTATTAACGGGAAACTGATCGATAAAGAAACTCAATACACCGGGGAGAATATACCGGAGTCATGGTATTCCCTTGACGATGGGAATAAAGCGAACGTCCGCGTCCAGGGGACGTTAATCAATCCGCTGATACCGATGAATCCCGATAAGGTGATTTTTACTAAATGGCAGAGGCTTTTCGATAACCCGTGGGATATCGAGGCCGATAACAGCACATTTCCCAAAGGAAAGTTTGATAACGCGGTGGCCGTATTTTTCAATATCAAACCGATCCTCCCGAATCAGAAGGTGTTTTATTCCACCATGTACGGTTTGTTCGGCGCGAATATCTTTACTTCAGACGATATGGCCGCTTCCATTGCATGCAGTGACAGTATAGCTCAGTATCCGTTTCCGGTGCAGTTGACGGTCGCCAATCTGAGCGGACGCGAATTGGATTCCGTAAAAGTGAAGATTGCGTTGCCCGAAGGTTTGAAGCTTTCCGCCAAGAGCAAGACCAAGGCTGAAACTGAAGTAAAAAATGTAGGTATTGATAAGCCCGTCACGCTGGAATATTTAATCGATGCGAAGGATAAAATCGAATCGGCAATAACCGGCGTAATACAATTCGATATTAACGGAAAGATGGAAAAAATAACCGCGAATACGAAGGCGATGAAAGAGATATCCCTGAATCCCCTCGCCGAAGCTCCGAAAGAAACGGAAAAGGATATTACCTACTATCAGGGCTTGATGCAGGGTGACTGGCTGACGGTGAGCGACTTCAAATATAATTCCGCTAAGCTTACCCCGGAAATAAAAGCCGAGCTCGATCAGGCGGCCGAGGTATTCGCGCAATTCCCCAAGGGGTTAAAGGTTAAAATTACCGGGTTTACTGACAGTAAGGGCGGCGATAAGATGAACAAGAAACTCGGTATGAAGCGCGCAACGGCTGTCTTCGATTATCTTACCAAGGTAAAAAAATTACCTAAATCAATGTTCGTTCTCGAGTCGATGGGGGAAGACAGTCCTCTGGCGGACAACGATAGCGATGAGGGAATGCGCGAGAATAGAAGAATTGAATTTCAACTAATTATCGGGGATTAA
- a CDS encoding PilZ domain-containing protein — MRESNSENPLRLTRISVSIPAVYSWKGSNAEGIIVDISSGGMSMDVRQIFVVGDILRVQFRAGDKLVDFWGIVRNVVGNNIGVKFEEVSNENLETIEKLVDDLLRARGLSSHEGYQG, encoded by the coding sequence ATGAGAGAGAGTAACAGCGAAAACCCTCTACGCCTGACACGCATTTCCGTTAGTATACCCGCGGTATACTCATGGAAGGGCAGTAACGCGGAGGGGATTATTGTCGATATATCCAGCGGCGGAATGAGTATGGATGTACGCCAGATTTTCGTGGTCGGCGATATACTCCGGGTACAGTTCCGCGCGGGCGATAAACTGGTGGATTTCTGGGGCATCGTGCGTAACGTAGTAGGAAACAATATTGGCGTAAAATTCGAGGAAGTATCCAACGAGAACCTCGAGACTATAGAAAAACTGGTCGACGATTTACTCAGGGCGCGCGGATTGTCGTCGCATGAGGGATATCAAGGCTAG
- a CDS encoding CAP domain-containing protein: MILKKYFRSARVSILSAIVFIIALSSPQTLLSKTSVKASGLNLHKIEQLVFEMTNVERKKAGLPPYQYLDKLEEMALYHSKNMIQYNFFSHTDNKGMSPGQRKSILFPELLGGVGENIAYNYGSSEQDVAKNLMTAWMNSPGHKANILNTKYSHIGVGIAETYDNGYYYYYATQNFGDLMGELTSIEPEEYSYNDTVTFTFDFLGPFEKKRLTVFVSFPDKSAKYQMPDGSFYTGTGKMTLKWNGDAFSFSLNLKYGKGKYMIMMGKDGSFYPEGYSFTVK; encoded by the coding sequence ATGATACTGAAGAAATATTTCCGTTCCGCGAGGGTTTCCATATTATCGGCGATTGTCTTTATAATCGCGTTATCGTCTCCACAGACTCTACTCTCGAAAACCTCCGTGAAGGCATCGGGACTGAACCTCCACAAAATCGAGCAGCTGGTATTTGAGATGACGAATGTCGAGCGGAAAAAAGCCGGGCTTCCCCCCTATCAGTATCTTGATAAACTTGAGGAAATGGCGCTTTATCACAGTAAAAATATGATACAATATAATTTTTTCTCGCATACCGACAACAAGGGAATGAGCCCCGGACAGCGGAAATCCATATTATTCCCTGAATTACTGGGCGGTGTCGGCGAAAATATCGCCTATAATTACGGTTCGAGCGAACAGGACGTCGCGAAGAATTTGATGACCGCGTGGATGAACTCCCCCGGGCATAAGGCGAACATACTGAATACCAAATATTCCCACATCGGCGTGGGTATCGCGGAAACCTACGATAACGGGTATTACTATTATTACGCCACCCAAAACTTCGGCGACTTAATGGGGGAATTGACCTCCATCGAGCCGGAAGAATATTCCTATAACGATACGGTAACCTTTACCTTCGATTTTCTAGGCCCGTTCGAGAAGAAGCGTCTGACCGTATTCGTCAGCTTTCCCGATAAATCGGCGAAGTATCAGATGCCGGACGGAAGTTTCTATACCGGCACAGGCAAGATGACTTTGAAATGGAACGGCGATGCGTTCTCTTTCTCGCTTAATTTAAAGTACGGGAAGGGAAAGTACATGATTATGATGGGTAAAGACGGTTCCTTTTACCCGGAGGGATATAGCTTTACAGTTAAATAA
- a CDS encoding tRNA (adenine-N1)-methyltransferase: MLEKDDYFILYLDERNYYMLPFVENQSFSSHRGTVKFESGMSYGDKVSTHLGTDYYVLKPTLADRMMKVKRRTTIIYPKEAGTILLELGIENGSRVIEIGSGSGSLTILLTRIVGEKGKVYSFERREEHQEMAVKNVKRFGRPENVEFFLKDPVIDGGFGLKDIDSIFIDVPEPWTLIDAAYEALSGGGFIGTLNPNIEQIQTTVEKMQQSGFIRIRCLEILQRGIRVKKNMTRPHDRMVAHTGYLLFAQKLNEIPVDKYGRETPEAADDGQDFIEPEN, encoded by the coding sequence ATGTTAGAGAAAGACGATTATTTCATCCTTTATCTCGACGAGCGTAATTACTACATGCTGCCCTTCGTCGAAAACCAGTCGTTTTCGAGCCATCGTGGAACTGTGAAATTCGAGAGCGGGATGAGTTACGGCGATAAAGTATCCACGCATCTCGGAACCGATTACTATGTCCTGAAGCCAACCCTCGCCGACCGTATGATGAAGGTCAAACGCCGCACGACCATCATCTACCCTAAAGAAGCGGGTACTATCCTGCTGGAGCTTGGGATCGAGAACGGCAGCCGCGTGATCGAAATCGGTTCGGGTTCCGGCTCGCTGACTATCCTGCTCACCCGGATTGTCGGAGAGAAGGGAAAAGTATACTCGTTCGAACGCCGGGAGGAGCACCAGGAAATGGCGGTCAAGAATGTCAAACGTTTCGGACGGCCGGAGAACGTCGAATTCTTCCTGAAAGACCCCGTGATTGACGGCGGATTCGGGCTGAAAGATATCGATTCGATATTTATCGACGTACCGGAGCCGTGGACGCTGATCGACGCGGCATACGAAGCCCTTTCGGGCGGAGGGTTTATCGGTACGCTCAACCCGAATATCGAGCAAATCCAGACGACTGTGGAAAAGATGCAGCAGTCGGGTTTTATCCGTATCCGGTGTCTGGAAATCCTCCAGCGCGGTATCCGTGTCAAGAAGAACATGACCCGCCCGCACGACCGGATGGTCGCGCATACGGGATACCTTCTGTTCGCGCAGAAACTCAATGAGATACCGGTAGATAAATACGGGCGGGAAACCCCCGAAGCGGCGGACGATGGTCAGGACTTCATCGAACCTGAAAATTAA
- a CDS encoding polysaccharide biosynthesis protein encodes MIKVLIIGAGAAGEMVANEIRSHRYFAKKWEIIGFLDDRPAKRDCAGIPVLDKIDSAPEVIRAQSIDRVIIAIPSAARNVIEHILSVLSGLPVKIQIVPGIFDIIEGNVRISQIRDIQPVDLLGREEVGLETERLVPAFEGKTVLVTGAGGSIGSEIFRELLKLPVKKAIAFGRGENSIFELISSLKQDGRFSYVIGDVRDTVKLRHEFTRLKPDIIIHAAAHKHVPLMEEHPDEAVRNNIIGTHNTARATLECGARRFLLISTDKAVYPSSFMGATKRIAELLTLSMNSPSSPVRFSIVRFGNVLASRGSVVPLFLKQIANGGPVTVTDPEMTRYFMSIPEAARLVLKSIAVPDPGIFILEMGTAIRILDLARRMIALSGYDETVIPIAFTGLRQGEKLNEELSYQYENPRSTGFDKLRMLSDGEPVYSAEQVDSMIAEFSAAAATFSKENIRDVIKKYLPEFGGV; translated from the coding sequence ATGATAAAAGTATTGATTATCGGCGCGGGCGCCGCCGGCGAAATGGTCGCGAACGAAATCCGCTCGCACCGTTACTTTGCTAAAAAATGGGAGATCATCGGCTTTCTGGACGACCGTCCGGCGAAACGCGACTGCGCGGGAATTCCCGTGCTCGATAAGATCGACTCCGCGCCGGAAGTGATCCGAGCCCAATCGATCGACCGGGTGATCATCGCTATCCCCTCCGCCGCGCGAAACGTCATCGAGCATATCCTTTCCGTCCTGTCCGGGCTTCCCGTAAAGATACAAATCGTGCCCGGTATATTCGACATCATCGAGGGCAATGTACGGATTTCGCAGATACGCGATATTCAGCCGGTCGACCTGCTCGGTCGCGAAGAAGTCGGCCTCGAGACGGAACGCCTCGTTCCGGCGTTCGAGGGAAAGACTGTGCTTGTGACAGGCGCGGGCGGTTCAATCGGCTCGGAAATATTCCGCGAGCTGCTGAAACTCCCCGTGAAAAAAGCCATCGCTTTCGGGCGCGGGGAAAATTCCATCTTCGAACTGATCTCATCGCTGAAACAGGACGGGCGTTTCTCCTATGTGATCGGAGACGTCCGCGACACCGTAAAACTCCGCCATGAATTCACGCGATTGAAGCCCGATATTATTATCCACGCCGCCGCGCATAAGCATGTCCCCCTGATGGAGGAGCATCCCGACGAGGCGGTGCGGAATAATATTATCGGGACACACAACACCGCCCGCGCAACCCTCGAATGCGGCGCTCGGCGCTTCCTGCTGATCTCGACCGATAAGGCGGTCTATCCCTCTTCGTTTATGGGCGCGACCAAGCGTATCGCGGAACTCCTGACGCTATCGATGAATTCCCCGTCCAGCCCCGTCAGGTTCTCCATCGTGCGCTTCGGTAATGTGCTCGCGTCGCGGGGAAGCGTCGTACCCCTATTCCTGAAACAGATCGCAAACGGCGGTCCGGTGACTGTCACCGACCCCGAGATGACCCGTTATTTTATGTCTATCCCCGAGGCCGCGCGCCTCGTGCTCAAGTCTATCGCCGTACCCGACCCGGGAATATTTATCCTCGAGATGGGCACCGCGATCCGCATCCTCGACCTCGCGCGGAGGATGATCGCCCTTTCCGGGTATGACGAGACGGTTATCCCGATCGCGTTCACCGGACTGCGTCAGGGCGAGAAGCTGAACGAGGAACTGAGCTATCAGTACGAGAATCCCCGCTCTACCGGCTTCGATAAACTGCGGATGCTCTCCGACGGCGAACCGGTGTATTCCGCGGAACAGGTCGATTCGATGATCGCTGAATTCTCAGCGGCCGCAGCGACCTTCTCGAAAGAAAATATCCGCGATGTGATAAAAAAATACCTTCCCGAATTCGGGGGTGTCTGA
- the xseA gene encoding exodeoxyribonuclease VII large subunit, with translation MPENLPQALKVSELAKYLSTVISNNVPQLWVRGEVSNLRIQQNKNVFFTLKDEESKISCVIMNYSEAQGAVKNLSDGLEILLFGNVSYYKKEGSISFFVESVLLLGEGILKQKFEQLRQKLEAEGFFDKARKRKIPEYPEWVGIVTSPTGAAIHDILNVTNRRFGSVNILLFPAAVQGDGAAHEVARSIKVANKYAGHLLDVLIVGRGGGSIEDLWCFNEEPVARAIFHSKVPVISAVGHEIDYTIADYVADMRAPTPSAAAELVVKDRNQLTDYVRNLSFRAEQLVNTRIDQFRMVLDNKGGPALKRIFMTSLSDISMHLSNLMHRFDSVYQSKIRQWTHQIGLYREKLEALNPTKILERGYSITYRVDKNGERNTLRASKDAKAGDNLLTILSSGEVKSRVEE, from the coding sequence ATGCCCGAAAATCTGCCCCAAGCCCTTAAGGTCAGCGAATTAGCGAAATACTTATCCACAGTCATTTCGAATAATGTTCCCCAGCTTTGGGTTCGGGGCGAAGTATCCAATCTTCGTATCCAGCAGAATAAAAACGTCTTTTTCACCCTCAAGGATGAAGAATCCAAAATCAGCTGCGTCATTATGAATTATTCCGAAGCGCAGGGCGCGGTCAAGAATCTCTCCGACGGCCTTGAAATCCTCCTTTTCGGCAACGTTTCCTACTATAAAAAAGAAGGTTCCATCAGCTTTTTCGTCGAATCGGTGCTGCTGCTCGGCGAGGGCATCCTCAAGCAGAAATTCGAGCAGCTCCGGCAGAAGCTCGAAGCCGAGGGATTTTTCGATAAGGCCCGAAAGCGTAAAATCCCCGAGTATCCCGAATGGGTGGGGATTGTGACTTCGCCCACCGGCGCGGCTATCCACGATATCCTCAACGTCACGAACCGCCGTTTCGGCAGCGTCAATATCCTCCTCTTTCCCGCCGCCGTACAGGGTGACGGCGCGGCGCATGAGGTCGCCCGTTCCATCAAGGTCGCCAATAAGTACGCGGGTCACCTTCTCGACGTGCTGATCGTCGGGCGCGGAGGCGGCTCTATCGAGGACTTGTGGTGCTTCAACGAGGAACCGGTCGCGCGGGCGATATTCCATTCGAAAGTCCCGGTGATTTCCGCTGTCGGGCATGAGATAGACTACACGATCGCGGATTATGTCGCGGATATGCGCGCGCCGACTCCATCCGCCGCCGCGGAGCTGGTGGTCAAAGACCGCAATCAGCTCACCGATTATGTGCGTAACCTCTCGTTCCGCGCGGAGCAGTTGGTCAATACCCGCATCGACCAATTCAGGATGGTTCTCGATAATAAGGGCGGCCCCGCGCTCAAACGTATCTTTATGACTTCCCTTTCGGATATTTCGATGCATTTATCCAATCTCATGCACCGTTTCGACAGCGTGTACCAGTCGAAGATACGGCAGTGGACGCACCAGATCGGGTTGTACCGCGAGAAGCTGGAAGCGCTCAATCCGACAAAAATACTCGAACGCGGATACTCCATCACATACCGTGTGGATAAAAACGGCGAACGGAACACCCTGCGCGCATCGAAGGACGCCAAAGCGGGGGATAATCTGCTGACTATTCTTTCCTCCGGCGAGGTGAAGTCGCGCGTCGAAGAATGA
- the rpmE gene encoding 50S ribosomal protein L31 encodes MRDGIHPKLYNTKVKCTCGEEFIIRAAVEEIHVEVCSKCHPFYSGQKRSLDRGGMVERFKKRYGIK; translated from the coding sequence ATGAGAGACGGAATACATCCCAAACTTTATAATACCAAAGTAAAATGCACTTGCGGCGAGGAATTCATTATCCGCGCGGCAGTGGAAGAGATACATGTCGAAGTCTGTTCGAAGTGTCATCCCTTCTACAGCGGCCAGAAGAGAAGTCTCGACCGCGGCGGTATGGTAGAACGCTTCAAGAAGAGATACGGCATCAAGTAA
- a CDS encoding N-acetylmuramoyl-L-alanine amidase yields the protein MKTLAIFILTLLSASVSAVKQPVFKEYPIVTEERLELTKAYCKMHYGMDNYTLKDPKMIVIHCTEAGSLGVSLGCFKPAKIPEEREYLQAFGDLNVGVHYLISKKGEIYRMMPDNIIARHTIGFNYTALGIENVGKNNADLTHAQVLTNAHLVAWLVSQYPSIEYLIGHYEYTNQSLPHYALYIENVTNYKFTSKVDPGQKFMKELREILKKKYNIILKD from the coding sequence ATGAAAACACTTGCCATATTTATACTTACCCTATTATCCGCATCCGTCTCAGCAGTCAAGCAACCGGTGTTCAAAGAGTACCCGATAGTCACCGAAGAGCGGCTGGAGTTGACTAAGGCATACTGCAAGATGCATTACGGGATGGACAATTACACCCTGAAAGACCCGAAAATGATCGTCATCCATTGTACCGAGGCCGGCTCGCTAGGGGTATCGCTGGGATGCTTCAAGCCGGCGAAAATCCCGGAAGAGCGCGAATATCTCCAAGCGTTCGGCGATTTGAATGTCGGGGTACATTATCTGATCAGCAAAAAGGGAGAAATATACCGGATGATGCCGGATAATATTATCGCGAGGCACACTATCGGGTTCAATTATACCGCGCTCGGTATCGAGAATGTCGGGAAAAATAACGCCGATCTGACCCATGCCCAGGTTCTGACCAACGCCCATTTGGTCGCGTGGCTGGTCTCGCAGTACCCGTCGATAGAATACCTCATCGGGCATTACGAATATACCAATCAGAGCCTCCCTCATTATGCGCTCTACATAGAAAATGTCACGAATTATAAATTTACATCGAAGGTCGATCCGGGCCAGAAATTTATGAAGGAACTACGGGAAATTCTAAAAAAGAAGTACAATATCATTTTAAAGGATTGA
- a CDS encoding HD domain-containing protein has translation MDFEKIRADLAKVLPEKRYQHTLGVEEVGVRLAERWGENPDDLRIAALLHDCAKGMRINEQFEFCRQNGIPISREDTLSPGVIHARIGAFLAHWKYHVKEREILDAIFFHPTGKDNMTRLQKLLFIADYIDPNRDLHVTGDQTELAFEDMETAVLEIVIAKNEYLIENRMILHPDSIKLYNWQIVYIEQRK, from the coding sequence ATGGATTTTGAAAAAATACGCGCCGATCTGGCGAAGGTCCTGCCGGAAAAGCGTTATCAGCATACCCTCGGAGTCGAGGAGGTCGGCGTCAGGCTCGCGGAACGGTGGGGGGAGAATCCCGACGATTTGCGTATCGCGGCGCTCCTTCACGACTGCGCGAAAGGGATGCGTATCAACGAGCAGTTCGAGTTCTGCCGTCAGAACGGGATACCCATCTCACGGGAGGATACGTTATCGCCCGGGGTGATTCACGCCCGTATCGGCGCGTTCCTCGCGCACTGGAAGTACCATGTGAAGGAACGGGAGATACTGGACGCGATATTTTTCCATCCCACCGGCAAAGATAATATGACGCGCCTGCAAAAATTATTGTTTATCGCGGATTATATCGACCCGAACAGGGATTTGCATGTGACCGGCGATCAGACCGAACTCGCGTTCGAAGATATGGAGACCGCGGTACTGGAAATCGTAATCGCGAAGAACGAGTACCTGATAGAGAACCGGATGATTCTCCACCCGGACAGCATCAAGCTCTATAACTGGCAAATCGTGTATATCGAACAACGGAAATAA
- a CDS encoding sigma-54-dependent Fis family transcriptional regulator: MQLIKGLENFIEEPQQDKLQYIEEMKQFGIIGSSDSIIQSFLRAKKAAKSNANILIQGDSGTGKELFAIATHYLGIRKDGPLVKLNCAAIPETLLESELFGYEKGAFTGAGRQKIGKFENANKGTIFLDEIGEMSLALQAKILRVIEDKIVTRVGGLEAINIDVRIISATNRDLWQEVRKTKFREDLYYRINVIFLHLPPLRERREDIPLLVDFFIKRYVELEGVHISQIDEDVVKLLISFNWPGNVRQLENVIHHAMIMTDDERISIDDIPDNIFSSSSTSENINNLTGYIKKDNVIITDLDLDEMEKTQILKALEKAHWKMSKAAELLGIHRNTLTQKMKKYKLK; encoded by the coding sequence ATGCAACTAATTAAAGGCCTTGAAAACTTTATTGAGGAACCTCAGCAGGATAAGCTGCAATACATCGAGGAAATGAAACAATTCGGGATTATCGGGTCGTCCGATTCGATTATCCAGTCCTTTCTCCGGGCGAAAAAAGCCGCGAAAAGTAACGCTAATATCCTGATACAGGGCGACAGCGGTACGGGAAAGGAATTGTTCGCAATCGCGACCCATTATCTGGGTATCCGCAAGGACGGGCCGTTAGTCAAACTGAACTGCGCGGCGATCCCTGAAACCCTCCTCGAAAGCGAATTGTTCGGCTATGAGAAGGGCGCGTTTACCGGGGCTGGCCGTCAGAAGATCGGGAAATTCGAAAACGCCAATAAAGGCACGATCTTTCTCGACGAAATCGGCGAAATGTCGCTCGCGCTGCAGGCAAAAATTCTCCGCGTCATCGAGGATAAAATTGTTACCCGCGTCGGCGGATTGGAAGCCATCAACATCGACGTACGCATCATCTCCGCGACCAACCGCGACCTCTGGCAGGAAGTCCGCAAGACGAAATTCCGCGAGGACCTTTACTACCGCATCAACGTTATCTTCCTGCATCTCCCCCCGTTGCGCGAACGCCGCGAGGATATCCCCCTACTGGTCGATTTCTTCATCAAACGTTACGTCGAGCTCGAGGGGGTGCATATCTCCCAGATCGACGAGGATGTCGTCAAACTCCTGATATCGTTCAACTGGCCGGGTAATGTCCGCCAGCTCGAGAACGTGATCCATCACGCCATGATAATGACCGATGACGAACGTATCTCCATCGACGATATCCCCGATAATATTTTCAGTTCCTCGTCCACCAGCGAAAATATCAATAACCTGACGGGATATATTAAAAAGGACAACGTGATTATTACCGACCTCGATCTGGACGAGATGGAGAAGACCCAGATATTAAAGGCGCTCGAAAAGGCGCATTGGAAAATGTCCAAAGCCGCGGAATTATTGGGCATACATAGAAATACGTTGACGCAGAAAATGAAGAAGTATAAGCTGAAATAA
- a CDS encoding tetratricopeptide repeat protein has product MNKFISFMKEMETEKLIEEGNYAKAIPYILEAMDKEEYIDRFSILDKLAYCYIKLENYDAGLKYLNEMYQINPHAPSVKHNLGICHFYLENYELAANYFEDVYESDKSDDFIAFHLCLCNIKMNNFEKAEPLFDYFVVKADAALNVFNLGMNLIQEDDPQRSKDLFLKYLQHFPKEINATFGLGVSYIELKDYQKAIECFSRVYEEDKERYPMTLVLLGMCFFEVGQTYQAQEVLKVAIEQDRTNMEAWYYIGIVYEALGQPDDAIEALKYAAGLKPHASEIWERLAYIYLNQKVYAKARESFLKVFQITNNPEYAYRIGLSYMLEEKYDKAIDYFTLCLESSKNTDDIYENLGICYYHLRKYWESIQYLEPLIKKGVSKEIIFFIYGSSLMKVGKLNQAREILEQGLKVNPSEINILYGLGLLEANKEDYHKASQYLEKAIIIDRNPDIIYTLALTKMKLGEADSAIDLFEEYMLHKEPEPDTLYKIGLLYIQLKEFHKAKRIFQDIVSIDPGNQNAKNYIKDLEKL; this is encoded by the coding sequence TTGAATAAGTTTATTTCCTTTATGAAGGAAATGGAAACTGAAAAACTTATCGAAGAGGGGAATTACGCGAAGGCTATTCCCTATATACTCGAAGCAATGGATAAAGAAGAATATATCGACCGGTTCAGTATACTGGATAAACTTGCCTATTGTTATATCAAGCTGGAGAATTATGACGCGGGGCTGAAGTATCTGAACGAAATGTACCAGATCAATCCCCACGCCCCCAGTGTAAAACACAATCTCGGTATCTGCCATTTCTATCTCGAAAATTATGAACTTGCCGCGAATTATTTCGAGGATGTGTACGAGAGCGATAAATCCGACGATTTTATCGCATTCCATCTCTGCCTCTGTAATATTAAGATGAATAATTTCGAAAAGGCGGAACCCCTATTCGACTATTTTGTCGTTAAGGCTGACGCGGCGCTGAATGTCTTTAATCTGGGGATGAATCTCATCCAGGAGGATGACCCGCAGCGTTCGAAAGACCTCTTTCTGAAGTATCTTCAACACTTTCCAAAAGAAATCAACGCTACTTTCGGACTTGGAGTTTCCTATATCGAGCTGAAGGACTACCAGAAGGCGATCGAATGTTTCTCGCGCGTCTATGAGGAGGATAAGGAACGTTACCCGATGACGCTCGTCCTACTGGGGATGTGCTTCTTCGAGGTTGGCCAGACCTATCAGGCGCAGGAAGTCCTCAAGGTCGCCATCGAGCAGGATCGTACCAATATGGAAGCATGGTACTATATCGGGATCGTGTATGAGGCGTTGGGACAGCCCGACGACGCTATCGAGGCGCTCAAGTACGCCGCGGGACTGAAACCCCATGCCTCCGAGATATGGGAGCGTCTGGCTTATATCTACCTCAACCAGAAGGTGTACGCGAAGGCGCGTGAAAGTTTCCTGAAGGTTTTCCAGATAACGAATAATCCCGAGTATGCTTATCGTATCGGTTTAAGCTATATGCTCGAAGAAAAGTATGATAAGGCGATCGATTATTTCACCCTTTGCCTCGAGAGCTCGAAGAATACGGACGATATATACGAGAATCTCGGTATCTGTTATTACCATCTGCGTAAGTACTGGGAATCCATCCAGTACCTCGAACCGCTGATCAAGAAGGGCGTGTCGAAGGAGATTATCTTCTTCATCTACGGCAGTTCGCTGATGAAGGTAGGTAAGCTCAATCAGGCGAGAGAGATCCTCGAGCAAGGCCTCAAGGTCAACCCGTCCGAGATTAATATCCTGTACGGCCTCGGTCTTCTCGAAGCGAACAAGGAAGACTATCATAAAGCCTCGCAATACCTTGAAAAAGCGATTATAATCGATAGAAATCCCGATATAATATATACACTCGCGTTGACAAAAATGAAACTCGGCGAGGCCGATTCCGCGATCGACCTGTTCGAGGAGTATATGCTCCATAAGGAACCGGAACCCGACACCCTGTACAAAATCGGCCTATTATATATACAATTAAAAGAGTTCCATAAGGCGAAACGGATATTTCAGGATATTGTCTCCATCGATCCGGGCAACCAGAACGCTAAAAACTATATTAAAGATTTGGAAAAGTTATGA